The following proteins come from a genomic window of Montipora capricornis isolate CH-2021 chromosome 9, ASM3666992v2, whole genome shotgun sequence:
- the LOC138016678 gene encoding uncharacterized protein: protein MEERFDGKSVPWVKDFLTKRGTQVSDQGHSKRKAELVALAEKAREIKLQRIDEGDEDTSDVITSKLNTEKGAIPRPENIQSWCYDFSKIPPFTFADLYTYLIDSGEYIPENLKSFKSLLGYKLFSDGHVQDCMMHCVHHMSYTSFKFKVLPTERSKTDANKQTYNGFIITEDSGVVKDGFCPCKGGLDGTCRHIAAVLFDLAHTARINDVKSCTSGQCQWVRRAKPNTNSCSLHDLKLT from the exons atggaagaacGATTTGATGGGAAGAGCGTTCCTTGggtaaaagattttttaacaaaGAGAGGGACTCAGGTGAGTGATCAAGGACACAGTAAACGTAAAGCTGAACTGGTGGCTTTAGCGGAGAAGGCACGTGAAATTAAATTACAACGGATCGATGAGGGCGACGAAGACACCTCAGACGTGATAACTAGTAAACTTAACACTGAAAAGGGCGCAATACCTCGCCCGGAAAATATCCAGAGCTGGTGCTACGATTTTTCGAAGATACCTCCATTTACTTTCGCTGATTTGTATACGTACTTGATTGACTCTGGGGAGTACATCCCCGAGAATCTCAAGTCCTTTAAGAGTCTTCTTGGATACAAGTTATTTTCAGATGGTCATGTTCAAGATTGCATGATGCATTGTGTCCACCACATGAGCTACACTTCATTCAAGTTCAAGGTGTTACCAACGGAGAGGTCCAAAACTGACGCTAATAAACAAACCTACAATGGCTTTATAATCACGGAAGACTCTGGTGTAGTTAAAGATGGATTTTGCCCTTGTAAAGGAGG ATTAGATGGAACATGTCGTCACATTGCAGCTGTGTTGTTTGACCTAGCACATACTGCACGTATCAATGATGTAAAATCCTGCACATCAGGTCAGTGCCAGTGGGTAAGACGAGCAAAGCCTAACACCAACTCTTGTTCATTGCATGACCTAAAGCTTACATAG